The following is a genomic window from Thermodesulfobacteriota bacterium.
AGACCAGCACCGACCCCTTCACCACCCCGAAGACCACGCCCGCCCCCAGGGTGAGGATGGACCCGGGGACGAACAAGACGCAGGCGGCGACGTACACGGCGACGAAGACCGCGGCGCCCGCCGGCCCCAGGCCGTCGATCCACCCCAGGGCGCCCCGCAGGAACTCCTGCACGTCGAAGTACACCGCCGCCCCCAAGGCCGCAGCGGCGCCGAGGACGGCCAGGACGGTCTTGCGCTTCGGGGCCGCGGCCCGCCGGGTTCCTTCGGGGCTCATCGGAACTCCTCCGGGGGGAGTGTTGGGTGCACCGGCCCCTACGGGGCCGCGATGGCGCCCCCTCAGGTGAAGCCCGCGCCGGCGGTGCAGGCGTAGCAGTGGTCCCCGGTGGGGATGGCCGTTCCCGGCGCCGGGGGTCCGTCCAGCTCGGAGACGTGGCGACGCTTGCCCCCCAGGGCGAGGCCCCGGGCCAGGTTGAAGTCGCAGTCGTGCAGGTAGCCCTCCCAGTCCACCGAGACCAGGGTCCGGCACATGAGCCCCTCGACGGTGCAGGGGTTGAAGGCCCCGGCCAGCTTCTCCAGGTAGCCGTCCAGATTGCCCGAGATCTTGAGCCAGGCCCGGAAGCGGCCCACCGGCATGTTGGCGAACGTGTAGAGATGGTTGAAGCTGACGCCCCACTTGCGGGCCAGTTCCCGGCGGATGCGCTCCTCGGCCTGGGCCTGCCCCGGGGGCAGGAACGCCCCCGCCGGGTTGGAGACCAGGTCGAGCTCCAGGCCCGTGCCCTCCCGACCGTACCCCGCCTCGTTGAGGCGCCGGAGCATCGCCAGGGTCGTCTCGAACACCCCGTCGCCCCGCTGGGCGTCGGTCTGCC
Proteins encoded in this region:
- the arsS gene encoding arsenosugar biosynthesis radical SAM (seleno)protein ArsS (Some members of this family are selenoproteins.), which codes for MEALSLQRAPADGLSPACPDSFSENLAAHGLELVRAQTATLQVNLGLLCNQRCRHCHLAAGPERAEVMSAQTMDAVVAYAQRCRFAVIDVTGGAPELVPGLERFLERLSPLAPRLLVRSNLTALAGREELIRLWARLRAVVVTSFPSANRGQTDAQRGDGVFETTLAMLRRLNEAGYGREGTGLELDLVSNPAGAFLPPGQAQAEERIRRELARKWGVSFNHLYTFANMPVGRFRAWLKISGNLDGYLEKLAGAFNPCTVEGLMCRTLVSVDWEGYLHDCDFNLARGLALGGKRRHVSELDGPPAPGTAIPTGDHCYACTAGAGFT